The Temnothorax longispinosus isolate EJ_2023e chromosome 12, Tlon_JGU_v1, whole genome shotgun sequence genome includes a window with the following:
- the LOC139823418 gene encoding putative nuclease HARBI1 isoform X1 — protein sequence MNFLFGLIMSYNQRLYQWYKECEKAVQEHNVETWRRQKIAIALATSAIVAWVTETSKAKRHYKKKRTWVTELFQQRRRYGFYHTALPILKLEDLRFRNYFRMSTIQFEELLQLIGPRITRQYVIREPIGAEQRLSICLRYLASGDSMTSMSYHYLVSLTSVSQIIAETCEILWEILSPLVLVQCNQLDWKAIAHDFDEKWQFPHCIGALDGKHVVIQSPEHSGSMYYNYKKTHSIVLLAMCDANYLFTLVDIGAFGRQSDGGIFKNSRMGQRFAQGNMHVPCADEIYEGSSNYPYVIVGDEAFPLSSYLMRPYPGREKLSTEKKVFNYRLSRVRRMIENTFGILAAQWRIYRKSTIAKVDTVEKMVKATVVLHNWLRKQDLTRRETFITPDMVDREIDNGSIIPGAWRNMVETNNSALQSIATSSNHTCSRVAANIRNKFTDYFNEEGAVPWKFVQIYQ from the exons atgaatt ttttatttgGTTTAATAATGTCGTACAATCAAAGATTGTATCAATGGTACAAAGAATGTGAGAAAGCGGTTCAAGAACATAATGTTGAAACTTGGAGGAGACAAAAAATTGCCATTGCACTAGCAACTAGTGCAATTGTAGCTTGGGTCACTGAAACTTCAAAAGCGAAGCGgcattataaaaagaaacggaCTTGGGTAACTGAATTGTTTCAACAACGTCGACGTTATGGATTTTATCATACTGCTTTACCCATATTAAAATTGGAAGATTTGcgttttcgaaattatttccgAATGAGTACTATTCAATTTGAAGAGTTATTGCAATTAATAGGTCCAAGAATTACTCGACAGTATGTCATTCGTGAACCAATTGGAGCAGAACAACGATTATCAATATGCTTAAg atatttagcGAGTGGAGATAGTATGACATCAATGTCGTACCACTATCTTGTTAGTTTGACATCAGTATCTCAAATTATTGCCGAAACGTGTGAAATCTTATGGGAAATATTATCACCACTTGTATTGGTACAATGTAATCAGTTAGACTGGAAAGCAATTGCTCATGATTTCGATGAAAAATGGCAGTTTCCACATTGTATTGGAGCTTTAGATGGAAAGCATGTCGTTATACAG AGTCCTGAACATTCCGGTTCGATGTATTACAACTATAAAAAAACCCACAGCATTGTATTATTAGCGATGTGTGATGCTAACTATCTCTTCACTTTAGTTGATATTGGAGCTTTTGGCCGTCAGAGCGATGGTGgtatttttaagaattctcGAATGGGTCAACGATTTGCACAAGGAAACATGCATGTTCCATGTGCAGATGAAATTTATGAAGGAAGTTCCAATTATCCGTATGTGATTGTTGGAGATGAAGCATTTCCATTGAGTTCATATTTAATGCGACCATATCCTGGCAGAGAGAAACTATCAACTGAAAAAAAAGTCTTCAATTATCGACTATCCCGAGTAAGAAGAATGATCGAGAATACATTCGGAATACTTGCAGCTCAATGGcgaatttatagaaaaagtaCAATTGCAAAAGTCGATACTGTTGAAAAAATGGTAAAAGCAACAGTTGTTTTGCATAACTGGCTTCGTAAGCAAGATCTAACAAGAAGAGAAACATTTATAACTCCAGACATGGTCGATAGAGAAATAGATAATGGATCAATTATACCAGGTGCTTGGAGAAATATGgttgaaacaaataattctgCTTTACAAAGTATTGCTACTAGTTCCAATCATACGTGTTCAAGAGTGGCTGcaaatattcgaaataaatttacagaTTATTTCAATGAAGAAGGCGCCGTCCCATggaaatttgtacaaatttatCAGTAA
- the LOC139823418 gene encoding putative nuclease HARBI1 isoform X2: MSYNQRLYQWYKECEKAVQEHNVETWRRQKIAIALATSAIVAWVTETSKAKRHYKKKRTWVTELFQQRRRYGFYHTALPILKLEDLRFRNYFRMSTIQFEELLQLIGPRITRQYVIREPIGAEQRLSICLRYLASGDSMTSMSYHYLVSLTSVSQIIAETCEILWEILSPLVLVQCNQLDWKAIAHDFDEKWQFPHCIGALDGKHVVIQSPEHSGSMYYNYKKTHSIVLLAMCDANYLFTLVDIGAFGRQSDGGIFKNSRMGQRFAQGNMHVPCADEIYEGSSNYPYVIVGDEAFPLSSYLMRPYPGREKLSTEKKVFNYRLSRVRRMIENTFGILAAQWRIYRKSTIAKVDTVEKMVKATVVLHNWLRKQDLTRRETFITPDMVDREIDNGSIIPGAWRNMVETNNSALQSIATSSNHTCSRVAANIRNKFTDYFNEEGAVPWKFVQIYQ; this comes from the exons ATGTCGTACAATCAAAGATTGTATCAATGGTACAAAGAATGTGAGAAAGCGGTTCAAGAACATAATGTTGAAACTTGGAGGAGACAAAAAATTGCCATTGCACTAGCAACTAGTGCAATTGTAGCTTGGGTCACTGAAACTTCAAAAGCGAAGCGgcattataaaaagaaacggaCTTGGGTAACTGAATTGTTTCAACAACGTCGACGTTATGGATTTTATCATACTGCTTTACCCATATTAAAATTGGAAGATTTGcgttttcgaaattatttccgAATGAGTACTATTCAATTTGAAGAGTTATTGCAATTAATAGGTCCAAGAATTACTCGACAGTATGTCATTCGTGAACCAATTGGAGCAGAACAACGATTATCAATATGCTTAAg atatttagcGAGTGGAGATAGTATGACATCAATGTCGTACCACTATCTTGTTAGTTTGACATCAGTATCTCAAATTATTGCCGAAACGTGTGAAATCTTATGGGAAATATTATCACCACTTGTATTGGTACAATGTAATCAGTTAGACTGGAAAGCAATTGCTCATGATTTCGATGAAAAATGGCAGTTTCCACATTGTATTGGAGCTTTAGATGGAAAGCATGTCGTTATACAG AGTCCTGAACATTCCGGTTCGATGTATTACAACTATAAAAAAACCCACAGCATTGTATTATTAGCGATGTGTGATGCTAACTATCTCTTCACTTTAGTTGATATTGGAGCTTTTGGCCGTCAGAGCGATGGTGgtatttttaagaattctcGAATGGGTCAACGATTTGCACAAGGAAACATGCATGTTCCATGTGCAGATGAAATTTATGAAGGAAGTTCCAATTATCCGTATGTGATTGTTGGAGATGAAGCATTTCCATTGAGTTCATATTTAATGCGACCATATCCTGGCAGAGAGAAACTATCAACTGAAAAAAAAGTCTTCAATTATCGACTATCCCGAGTAAGAAGAATGATCGAGAATACATTCGGAATACTTGCAGCTCAATGGcgaatttatagaaaaagtaCAATTGCAAAAGTCGATACTGTTGAAAAAATGGTAAAAGCAACAGTTGTTTTGCATAACTGGCTTCGTAAGCAAGATCTAACAAGAAGAGAAACATTTATAACTCCAGACATGGTCGATAGAGAAATAGATAATGGATCAATTATACCAGGTGCTTGGAGAAATATGgttgaaacaaataattctgCTTTACAAAGTATTGCTACTAGTTCCAATCATACGTGTTCAAGAGTGGCTGcaaatattcgaaataaatttacagaTTATTTCAATGAAGAAGGCGCCGTCCCATggaaatttgtacaaatttatCAGTAA